In Drosophila willistoni isolate 14030-0811.24 chromosome XR unlocalized genomic scaffold, UCI_dwil_1.1 Seg41, whole genome shotgun sequence, the following are encoded in one genomic region:
- the LOC6643100 gene encoding tyrosine-protein kinase Abl isoform X1, whose amino-acid sequence MGAQQGKERGSHSSGGGVGGGVPVSCIGVSNSSPVASVSPHCISGGGSGGLVSGGSLAAGSTLRGSRIKNSSAGVGHGHSSNSGGGGGGGSNSSGNSSGLSQRSGGGGAGSGAGGHKDNRCNPSSVGLNIFTEHNGTKHSSFRSHQGKYHINLEALLQSRPLPHIPAGSTAASLLADAAELQQDSGILSSMGGGGGHSSTTSVFESTHRWTSKENLLAPGPEEDDPQLFVALYDFQAGGENQLSLKKGEQVRILSYNKSGEWCEAHSDSGNVGWVPSNYVTPLNSLEKHSWYHGPISRNAAEYLLSSGINGSFLVRESESSPGQRSISLRYDGRVYHYRISEDPDGKVFVTQEAKFNTLAELVHHHSVPHEGHGLITPLLYPAPKQNKPTVFPLSPEPDEWEICRTDIMMKHKLGGGQYGEVYEAVWKRYGNTVAVKTLKEDTMALKDFLEEAAIMKEMKHPNLVQLIGVCTREPPFYIITEFMSHGNLLDFLRSAGRETLDAVALLYMATQIASGMSYLESRNYIHRDLAARNCLVGDNKLVKVADFGLARLMRDDTYTAHAGAKFPIKWTAPEGLAYNKFSTKSDVWAFGVLLWEIATYGMSPYPGIDLTDVYHKLEKGYRMERPPGCPPEVYDLMRQCWQWDAADRPTFKSIHHALEHMFQESSITEAVEKQLNATAATAATAATAPGLVGVTAATATPASASSSASASLSLTPQMVKKGLPPPPPPNASSLTPGGHHDQQQQQQASTPMSETGSSSTKLSTFSSQGNKGNVQMRRTTNKQGKQAPAPPKRTSLLSSSRDSTYREEDARNFIDELNNATASATNGLTRDINNLTQRYDSETDPVNDPDTDATGDSLEQSLTAVPTKMQHSLLSSGGLGPRSSQQHSSFKRPTPVMGNRGLETRQSKRSQQHQQQQQAMPNGTTSSSPLSAAHPITVGALEVMNVKRVVNRYGTLPKVARIGAFLDSLEDSTNSEGGNSSSSSNGHAPATPAARMGPSTAAVVGATPPSAKVGGANSNVAMSGPQQMIRSNSSGGVTMQNNAAASLNKLQRHRTTTEGTMMTFSSFRAAGSSNSPKRGGAGGIGGGGGVSVGGGVGAPPALANLEFPPPPLDLPPPPEEYEAQPPPPPPAPESAVQAIQQHLHAAHLVAQNPNSSSNDVSNTAPSVEEASSRFGVSLRKREPSTDSCSSLGSPPETTAEKSLQLKEKLITEIKSKANSETTNGSLPSAAPPLVDPVSLLVTELAESMNLPKHHHQQQQQTKIMTNGNVPSGAGTAAAGGTGGFKAQLKKVEPKKLPQTITKNEPATNIIDFKAHLRKVEPQGGNTNNVNSSTNSTNNSTINANSTTTNSTTSATTNIINNDNKKAMQKTEIKIETASSSSTMDAGDAAGTADDLGKRRSTGSINSLKKLWEQQPTGGGAAPDYASSSIINGSQLSPKYGLKVVANPNPISIITSTKPPPAAPPPPPPSTTTSTTTTTTNNTTNSSKQTISAINKSLSTQLFTDDDAATANAADQTPEDASSPQLPTDHHHHHHHQHHHHMTQSLYTPTPPTILQQQQQQQQQQQQLPQKPAVPHKPTKLTIYATPIAKLAQSDSNNSTQISRESILELVTLLEGSLKHPVNAISASQWLQLSDKLNILQNSCVIFAENESMPPHSKFHFRELVTRVETQSQHLRSAGSKNMQDNERLVGEVGQSLKQISNALHR is encoded by the exons ATGGGTGCTCAACAGGGCAAGGAGCGTGGCTCACATTCGAGCGGGGGAGGTGTTGGAGGTGGCGTACCCGTCAGCTGCATTGGCGTATCCAACAGCAGTCCCGTGGCCTCAGTATCGCCCCACTGCATCAGCGGTGGTGGTAGCGGTGGCCTGGTCAGTGGTGGTTCCTTGGCAGCCGGCTCCACATTGCGTGGCTCACGCATTAAAAACTCCTCAGCGGGTGTGGGCCATGGTCATAGCAGCAACAGCGGCGGTGGTGGAGGCGGTGGCAGCAATAGCAGCGGCAATTCCAGCGGATTATCACAACGTAGCGGAGGCGGTGGTGCCGGCAGCGGCGCTGGAGGACACAAGGATAATCGCTGTAATCCCTCGTCTGTGGGTCTCAATATATTCACCGAGCACAATG GTACGAAACACAGCTCTTTTCGCAGCCACCAAGGCAAATATCACATAAATTTag AAGCTTTGCTCCAATCACGTCCATTGCCACACATTCCGGCCGGTAGTACGGCAGCCTCATTGCTAGCAGATGCCGCTGAATTGCAACAGGATTCCGGTATTTTGTCATCAATGGGTGGAGGAGGTGGTCATAGTTCGACCACATCTGTCTTTGAATCAACACATCGCTGGACTTCCAAAGAGAATCTCTTGGCCCCCGGACCAGAAGAAGATGATCCACAGCTATTTGTCGCATTATACGATTTCCAGGCTGGCGGTGAGAATCAATTAAGCCTGAAAAAGGGCGAACAAGTCCGTATCCTGAGCTACAATAAATCCGGTGAATGGTGTGAGGCGCATTCCGATTCGGGCAACGTCGGTTGGGTGCCATCCAATTATGTAACGCCACTCAATTCATTGGAGAAGCATTCCTGGTATCATGGTCCCATTTCGCGTAATGCTGCCGAATATCTATTAAGTTCGGGCATCAATGGAAGTTTTCTAGTACGGGAAAGTGAAAGTTCGCCAGGCCAAAGAAGTATCAGTTTGAG ATACGATGGTCGCGTCTATCATTATCGCATCTCTGAAGATCCTGATGGCAAAGTATTTGTCACACAGGAGGCCAAATTTAATACACTCGCCGAGCTAGTGCATCATCATAGTGTACCACATGAGGGTCATGGCCTGATAACACCTCTACTCTATCCAGCTcctaaacaaaacaaaccaacTGTCTTCCCGCTAAGTCCAGAGCCCGATGAATGGGAAATTTGTCGTACCGATATTATGATGAAACACAAATTGGGCGGTGGCCAATACGGTGAGGTGTATGAGGCTGTATGGAAACGTTATGGCAACACCGTGGCGGTCAAAACTCTCAAAGAAGATACTATGGCTCTCAAGGATTTCTTGGAGGAGGCTGCCATTATGAAAGAGATGAAACATCCCAATCTAGTGCAGCTAATTG GGGTCTGTACACGTGAGCCACCATTCTATATTATCACCGAATTCATGTCACATGGCAATCTGTTGGACTTTTTACGCTCTGCCGGCCGTGAGACTCTAGATGCTGTCGCCCTACTCTATATGGCCACACAGATTGCATCGGGAATGAGTTATCTTGAATCACGTAACTATATCCATCGTGATTTAGCTGCCCGCAATTGTCTGGTGGGTGATAATAAATTGGTAAAAGTGGCCGATTTTGGTTTGGCCCGTCTAATGCGAGATGACACATATACGGCGCATGCTGGAGCCAAATTCCCAATCAAATGGACAGCGCCGGAGGGATTGGCGTATAATAAGTTTAGCACCAAATCGGATGTATGGGCCTTTGGCGTTCTACTATGGGAAATAGCGACATATGGGATGTCGCCATATCCGGGCATTGATCTCACCGATGTCTATCATAAGCTAGAGAAGGGTTATCGCATGGAGCGACCGCCCGGTTGTCCGCCCGAGGTTTATGATCTGATGCGACAATGCTGGCAATGGGATGCCGCGGATAGGCCCACATTTAAGAGCATTCATCATGCTCTGGAGCATATGTTTCAG GAATCGTCCATTACCGAAGCGGTTGAGAAACAGCTAAATGCCACAGCAGCCACAGcagcgacagcagcaacagcgcCAGGATTGGTTGGAGTAACTGCAGCAACAGCTACCCCAGCCAGTGCCTCAtcatcggcatcggcatcgcTAAGTCTAACACCGCAAATGGTTAAGAAGGGTttaccaccgccgccgccgccaaaTGCCTCCAGCCTAACACCAGGTGGTCATCAtgatcagcagcagcagcagcaagctAGCACACCCATGTCAG AAACCGGTTCCAGTTCTACCAAGCTTAGCACCTTCTCTAGCCAGGGTAATAAGGGTAATGTACAAATGCGTCGTACAACCAATAAGCAAGGCAAACAGGCCCCAGCACCGCCCAAAAGAACTAG CCTGCTCTCTAGCAGTCGGGATTCAACATATCGTGAGGAGGATGCACGCAATTTCATTGATGAACTCAACAATGCCACCGCATCGGCGACGAATG gTCTCACACGTGACATTAACAATTTAACTCAACGCTATGATTCGGAAACCGATCCGGTGAATGATCCCGATACAGATGCCACTGGGGACAGTCTTGAGCAGAGTTTAACTGCGGTGCCCACCAAAATGCAGCATTCGTTACTTTCCAGCGGCGGTTTGGGTCCCCGTTCCTCTCAGCAGCATAGCTCATTTAAGCGTCCCACTCCGGTGATGGGTAATCGTGGTCTAGAGACGCGTCAAAGTAAACGGTCccaacagcatcagcagcagcagcaggccaTGCCAAATGGTACCACATCATCCTCTCCTTTGTCGGCTGCCCATCCCATAACCGTGGGTGCCCTCGAGGTCATGAATGTGAAACGTGTGGTCAATCGTTATGGCACTCTGCCCAAGGTGGCTCGTATTGGAGCATTTCTGGACAGCCTCGAGGATAGTACGAACAGTGAGGGTGGCAATTCATCTTCCTCGTCGAATGGTCATGCGCCAGCTACCCCAGCAGCTAGGATGGGACCATCAACAGCAGCCGTTGTCGGCGCCACGCCGCCATCGGCGAAGGTTGGAGGAGCCAATAGCAATGTGGCCATGTCTGGACCTCAGCAAATGATCCGCAGCAATTCATCGGGCGGTGTAACAATGCAGAATAATGCTGCAGCCAGTCTAAATAAATTGCAACGACATCGCACCACCACCGAGGGAACCATGATGACATTCTCCTCATTCCGGGCAGCTGGCTCTAGTAATTCACCAAAGCGTGGAGGTGCTGGTGGCattggtggtggcggtggtgtcAGTGTCGGTGGCGGTGTTGGTGCACCGCCAGCTTTGGCAAATTTAGAATTTCCACCGCCACCGTTGGATTTGCCACCGCCACCGGAGGAATATGAGGCAcaaccaccgccaccaccaccagcaccagaGAGTGCTGTCCAGGCCATACAACAGCATTTGCATGCCGCCCATTTGGTTGCACAGAATCCGAATAGCAGCAGCAATGATGTCAGCAATACGGCGCCCAGTGTGGAGGAGGCCAGTTCCCGGTTTGGTGTCTCATTGCGCAAGCGAGAGCCATCGACAGATTCATGCAGTTCGCTTGGCTCACCACCGGAGACGACCGCCGAAAAGAGTCTTCAGCTGAAGGAGAAACTTATTACCGAAATTAAATCGAAGGCGAATAGCGAAACCACCAATGGTAGTCTCCCATCGGCAGCTCCTCCTCTGGTGGATCCAGTATCACTTTTGGTCACTGAACTTGCCGAAAGCATGAATCTTCCCaagcatcatcatcagcagcagcagcaaacgaAAATAATGACAAATGGCAATGTGCCAAGTGGAGCtggaacagcagcagctggtGGAACTGGTGGTTTTAAGGCCCAATTAAAAAAGGTGGAACCGAAAAAGTTGCCACAAACTATAACCAAAAATGAGCCAGCCACAAATATAATCGATTTTAAGGCTCATTTGCGTAAGGTTGAGCCCCAAGGAGGCAACACTAACAATGTCAATAGTAGCACCAACTCTACCAACAATTCAACCATCAACGCCaactccaccaccaccaattCCACTACTAGCGCCACCaccaacatcatcaacaatgACAATAAAAAGGCCATGCAAAAGACTGAAATCAAAATTGAAACGGCGTCATCATCGTCAACTATGGATGCGGGGGATGCTGCAGGCACGGCCGATGATTTGGGCAAACGACGTAGCACAGGTAGTATTAATAGCTTAAAGAAACTTTGGGAGCAACAGCCAACTGGTGGAGGAGCAGCTCCTGATTATGCCAGCAGCTCAATTATAAATGGCTCACAGCTATCACCCAAATATGGGTTAAAAGTAGTAGCAAATCCCAATCCAATCTCAATCATAACCAGCACTAAGCCACCGCCGGCTgccccaccaccaccgcccCCGAGCACGACCACCTccacaaccaccaccaccaccaacaacaccaCCAATAGCAGCAAGCAAACTATATCAGCAATAAACAAATCTCTTTCAACGCAACTCTTCACAGATGATGATGCCGCCACCGCCAACGCCGCCGACCAGACACCCGAGGATGCCTCCTCACCACAATTGCCCAcggatcatcatcatcatcatcaccaccaacatcatcatcatatgACCCAATCGCTATATACACCAACGCCGCCCACTATactccagcagcagcagcagcagcaacagcagcagcagcaattgccACAGAAGCCAGCTGTTCCACATAAACCCACCAAGCTGACCATCTATGCCACGCCCATTGCCAAATTGGCACAATCCGATAGCAATAATTCGACACAAATATCCCGGGAGAGCATATTGGAATTGGTCACACTGCTCGAGGGGTCACTCAAGCATCCGGTGAATGCCATCTCGGCCTCACAATGGTTGCAATTGAGCGATAAATTGAATATATTGCAAAACTCATGTGTTATCTTTGCCGAAAATGAATCGATGCCGCCGCATTCGAAATTCCATTTTCGTGAATTGGTCACCCGAGTGGAGACCCAATCGCAGCATCTTCGTTCCGCGGGTAGCAAGAATATGCAAGACAATGAACGTCTGGTGGGTGAAGTGGGTCAATCCCTCAAACAGATATCAAATGCATTGCATAGGTAA
- the LOC6643100 gene encoding tyrosine-protein kinase Abl isoform X3, with the protein MGAQQGKERGSHSSGGGVGGGVPVSCIGVSNSSPVASVSPHCISGGGSGGLVSGGSLAAGSTLRGSRIKNSSAGVGHGHSSNSGGGGGGGSNSSGNSSGLSQRSGGGGAGSGAGGHKDNRCNPSSVGLNIFTEHNGTKHSSFRSHQGKYHINLEALLQSRPLPHIPAGSTAASLLADAAELQQDSGILSSMGGGGGHSSTTSVFESTHRWTSKENLLAPGPEEDDPQLFVALYDFQAGGENQLSLKKGEQVRILSYNKSGEWCEAHSDSGNVGWVPSNYVTPLNSLEKHSWYHGPISRNAAEYLLSSGINGSFLVRESESSPGQRSISLRYDGRVYHYRISEDPDGKVFVTQEAKFNTLAELVHHHSVPHEGHGLITPLLYPAPKQNKPTVFPLSPEPDEWEICRTDIMMKHKLGGGQYGEVYEAVWKRYGNTVAVKTLKEDTMALKDFLEEAAIMKEMKHPNLVQLIGVCTREPPFYIITEFMSHGNLLDFLRSAGRETLDAVALLYMATQIASGMSYLESRNYIHRDLAARNCLVGDNKLVKVADFGLARLMRDDTYTAHAGAKFPIKWTAPEGLAYNKFSTKSDVWAFGVLLWEIATYGMSPYPGIDLTDVYHKLEKGYRMERPPGCPPEVYDLMRQCWQWDAADRPTFKSIHHALEHMFQESSITEAVEKQLNATAATAATAATAPGLVGVTAATATPASASSSASASLSLTPQMVKKGLPPPPPPNASSLTPGGHHDQQQQQQASTPMSETGSSSTKLSTFSSQGNKGNVQMRRTTNKQGKQAPAPPKRTSLLSSSRDSTYREEDARNFIDELNNATASATNGLTRDINNLTQRYDSETDPVNDPDTDATGDSLEQSLTAVPTKMQHSLLSSGGLGPRSSQQHSSFKRPTPVMGNRGLETRQSKRSQQHQQQQQAMPNGTTSSSPLSAAHPITVGALEVMNVKRVVNRYGTLPKVARIGAFLDSLEDSTNSEGGNSSSSSNGHAPATPAARMGPSTAAVVGATPPSAKVGGANSNVAMSGPQQMIRSNSSGGVTMQNNAAASLNKLQRHRTTTEGTMMTFSSFRAAGSSNSPKRGGAGGIGGGGGVSVGGGVGAPPALANLEFPPPPLDLPPPPEEYEAQPPPPPPAPESAVQAIQQHLHAAHLVAQNPNSSSNDVSNTAPSVEEASSRFGVSLRKREPSTDSCSSLGSPPETTAEKSLQLKEKLITEIKSKANSETTNGSLPSAAPPLVDPVSLLVTELAESMNLPKHHHQQQQQTKIMTNGNVPSGAGTAAAGGTGGFKAQLKKVEPKKLPQTITKNEPATNIIDFKAHLRKVEPQGGNTNNVNSSTNSTNNSTINANSTTTNSTTSATTNIINNDNKKAMQKTEIKIETASSSSTMDAGDAAGTADDLGKRRSTDDDAATANAADQTPEDASSPQLPTDHHHHHHHQHHHHMTQSLYTPTPPTILQQQQQQQQQQQQLPQKPAVPHKPTKLTIYATPIAKLAQSDSNNSTQISRESILELVTLLEGSLKHPVNAISASQWLQLSDKLNILQNSCVIFAENESMPPHSKFHFRELVTRVETQSQHLRSAGSKNMQDNERLVGEVGQSLKQISNALHR; encoded by the exons ATGGGTGCTCAACAGGGCAAGGAGCGTGGCTCACATTCGAGCGGGGGAGGTGTTGGAGGTGGCGTACCCGTCAGCTGCATTGGCGTATCCAACAGCAGTCCCGTGGCCTCAGTATCGCCCCACTGCATCAGCGGTGGTGGTAGCGGTGGCCTGGTCAGTGGTGGTTCCTTGGCAGCCGGCTCCACATTGCGTGGCTCACGCATTAAAAACTCCTCAGCGGGTGTGGGCCATGGTCATAGCAGCAACAGCGGCGGTGGTGGAGGCGGTGGCAGCAATAGCAGCGGCAATTCCAGCGGATTATCACAACGTAGCGGAGGCGGTGGTGCCGGCAGCGGCGCTGGAGGACACAAGGATAATCGCTGTAATCCCTCGTCTGTGGGTCTCAATATATTCACCGAGCACAATG GTACGAAACACAGCTCTTTTCGCAGCCACCAAGGCAAATATCACATAAATTTag AAGCTTTGCTCCAATCACGTCCATTGCCACACATTCCGGCCGGTAGTACGGCAGCCTCATTGCTAGCAGATGCCGCTGAATTGCAACAGGATTCCGGTATTTTGTCATCAATGGGTGGAGGAGGTGGTCATAGTTCGACCACATCTGTCTTTGAATCAACACATCGCTGGACTTCCAAAGAGAATCTCTTGGCCCCCGGACCAGAAGAAGATGATCCACAGCTATTTGTCGCATTATACGATTTCCAGGCTGGCGGTGAGAATCAATTAAGCCTGAAAAAGGGCGAACAAGTCCGTATCCTGAGCTACAATAAATCCGGTGAATGGTGTGAGGCGCATTCCGATTCGGGCAACGTCGGTTGGGTGCCATCCAATTATGTAACGCCACTCAATTCATTGGAGAAGCATTCCTGGTATCATGGTCCCATTTCGCGTAATGCTGCCGAATATCTATTAAGTTCGGGCATCAATGGAAGTTTTCTAGTACGGGAAAGTGAAAGTTCGCCAGGCCAAAGAAGTATCAGTTTGAG ATACGATGGTCGCGTCTATCATTATCGCATCTCTGAAGATCCTGATGGCAAAGTATTTGTCACACAGGAGGCCAAATTTAATACACTCGCCGAGCTAGTGCATCATCATAGTGTACCACATGAGGGTCATGGCCTGATAACACCTCTACTCTATCCAGCTcctaaacaaaacaaaccaacTGTCTTCCCGCTAAGTCCAGAGCCCGATGAATGGGAAATTTGTCGTACCGATATTATGATGAAACACAAATTGGGCGGTGGCCAATACGGTGAGGTGTATGAGGCTGTATGGAAACGTTATGGCAACACCGTGGCGGTCAAAACTCTCAAAGAAGATACTATGGCTCTCAAGGATTTCTTGGAGGAGGCTGCCATTATGAAAGAGATGAAACATCCCAATCTAGTGCAGCTAATTG GGGTCTGTACACGTGAGCCACCATTCTATATTATCACCGAATTCATGTCACATGGCAATCTGTTGGACTTTTTACGCTCTGCCGGCCGTGAGACTCTAGATGCTGTCGCCCTACTCTATATGGCCACACAGATTGCATCGGGAATGAGTTATCTTGAATCACGTAACTATATCCATCGTGATTTAGCTGCCCGCAATTGTCTGGTGGGTGATAATAAATTGGTAAAAGTGGCCGATTTTGGTTTGGCCCGTCTAATGCGAGATGACACATATACGGCGCATGCTGGAGCCAAATTCCCAATCAAATGGACAGCGCCGGAGGGATTGGCGTATAATAAGTTTAGCACCAAATCGGATGTATGGGCCTTTGGCGTTCTACTATGGGAAATAGCGACATATGGGATGTCGCCATATCCGGGCATTGATCTCACCGATGTCTATCATAAGCTAGAGAAGGGTTATCGCATGGAGCGACCGCCCGGTTGTCCGCCCGAGGTTTATGATCTGATGCGACAATGCTGGCAATGGGATGCCGCGGATAGGCCCACATTTAAGAGCATTCATCATGCTCTGGAGCATATGTTTCAG GAATCGTCCATTACCGAAGCGGTTGAGAAACAGCTAAATGCCACAGCAGCCACAGcagcgacagcagcaacagcgcCAGGATTGGTTGGAGTAACTGCAGCAACAGCTACCCCAGCCAGTGCCTCAtcatcggcatcggcatcgcTAAGTCTAACACCGCAAATGGTTAAGAAGGGTttaccaccgccgccgccgccaaaTGCCTCCAGCCTAACACCAGGTGGTCATCAtgatcagcagcagcagcagcaagctAGCACACCCATGTCAG AAACCGGTTCCAGTTCTACCAAGCTTAGCACCTTCTCTAGCCAGGGTAATAAGGGTAATGTACAAATGCGTCGTACAACCAATAAGCAAGGCAAACAGGCCCCAGCACCGCCCAAAAGAACTAG CCTGCTCTCTAGCAGTCGGGATTCAACATATCGTGAGGAGGATGCACGCAATTTCATTGATGAACTCAACAATGCCACCGCATCGGCGACGAATG gTCTCACACGTGACATTAACAATTTAACTCAACGCTATGATTCGGAAACCGATCCGGTGAATGATCCCGATACAGATGCCACTGGGGACAGTCTTGAGCAGAGTTTAACTGCGGTGCCCACCAAAATGCAGCATTCGTTACTTTCCAGCGGCGGTTTGGGTCCCCGTTCCTCTCAGCAGCATAGCTCATTTAAGCGTCCCACTCCGGTGATGGGTAATCGTGGTCTAGAGACGCGTCAAAGTAAACGGTCccaacagcatcagcagcagcagcaggccaTGCCAAATGGTACCACATCATCCTCTCCTTTGTCGGCTGCCCATCCCATAACCGTGGGTGCCCTCGAGGTCATGAATGTGAAACGTGTGGTCAATCGTTATGGCACTCTGCCCAAGGTGGCTCGTATTGGAGCATTTCTGGACAGCCTCGAGGATAGTACGAACAGTGAGGGTGGCAATTCATCTTCCTCGTCGAATGGTCATGCGCCAGCTACCCCAGCAGCTAGGATGGGACCATCAACAGCAGCCGTTGTCGGCGCCACGCCGCCATCGGCGAAGGTTGGAGGAGCCAATAGCAATGTGGCCATGTCTGGACCTCAGCAAATGATCCGCAGCAATTCATCGGGCGGTGTAACAATGCAGAATAATGCTGCAGCCAGTCTAAATAAATTGCAACGACATCGCACCACCACCGAGGGAACCATGATGACATTCTCCTCATTCCGGGCAGCTGGCTCTAGTAATTCACCAAAGCGTGGAGGTGCTGGTGGCattggtggtggcggtggtgtcAGTGTCGGTGGCGGTGTTGGTGCACCGCCAGCTTTGGCAAATTTAGAATTTCCACCGCCACCGTTGGATTTGCCACCGCCACCGGAGGAATATGAGGCAcaaccaccgccaccaccaccagcaccagaGAGTGCTGTCCAGGCCATACAACAGCATTTGCATGCCGCCCATTTGGTTGCACAGAATCCGAATAGCAGCAGCAATGATGTCAGCAATACGGCGCCCAGTGTGGAGGAGGCCAGTTCCCGGTTTGGTGTCTCATTGCGCAAGCGAGAGCCATCGACAGATTCATGCAGTTCGCTTGGCTCACCACCGGAGACGACCGCCGAAAAGAGTCTTCAGCTGAAGGAGAAACTTATTACCGAAATTAAATCGAAGGCGAATAGCGAAACCACCAATGGTAGTCTCCCATCGGCAGCTCCTCCTCTGGTGGATCCAGTATCACTTTTGGTCACTGAACTTGCCGAAAGCATGAATCTTCCCaagcatcatcatcagcagcagcagcaaacgaAAATAATGACAAATGGCAATGTGCCAAGTGGAGCtggaacagcagcagctggtGGAACTGGTGGTTTTAAGGCCCAATTAAAAAAGGTGGAACCGAAAAAGTTGCCACAAACTATAACCAAAAATGAGCCAGCCACAAATATAATCGATTTTAAGGCTCATTTGCGTAAGGTTGAGCCCCAAGGAGGCAACACTAACAATGTCAATAGTAGCACCAACTCTACCAACAATTCAACCATCAACGCCaactccaccaccaccaattCCACTACTAGCGCCACCaccaacatcatcaacaatgACAATAAAAAGGCCATGCAAAAGACTGAAATCAAAATTGAAACGGCGTCATCATCGTCAACTATGGATGCGGGGGATGCTGCAGGCACGGCCGATGATTTGGGCAAACGACGTAGCACAG ATGATGATGCCGCCACCGCCAACGCCGCCGACCAGACACCCGAGGATGCCTCCTCACCACAATTGCCCAcggatcatcatcatcatcatcaccaccaacatcatcatcatatgACCCAATCGCTATATACACCAACGCCGCCCACTATactccagcagcagcagcagcagcaacagcagcagcagcaattgccACAGAAGCCAGCTGTTCCACATAAACCCACCAAGCTGACCATCTATGCCACGCCCATTGCCAAATTGGCACAATCCGATAGCAATAATTCGACACAAATATCCCGGGAGAGCATATTGGAATTGGTCACACTGCTCGAGGGGTCACTCAAGCATCCGGTGAATGCCATCTCGGCCTCACAATGGTTGCAATTGAGCGATAAATTGAATATATTGCAAAACTCATGTGTTATCTTTGCCGAAAATGAATCGATGCCGCCGCATTCGAAATTCCATTTTCGTGAATTGGTCACCCGAGTGGAGACCCAATCGCAGCATCTTCGTTCCGCGGGTAGCAAGAATATGCAAGACAATGAACGTCTGGTGGGTGAAGTGGGTCAATCCCTCAAACAGATATCAAATGCATTGCATAGGTAA